In Streptomyces sp. NBC_00344, the genomic window GTTCCATGTGGGCCGTCTCGACACGGAGACGGAGGGCATCATCCTCCTCACCAACCACGGTGAGCTGGCCCATCGGCTGACCCACCCGCGGTACGGGGTCAAGAAGACCTATCTCGCCGCGATCCAGGGTCCGCTCCCGCGTGATCTGGGCAAGCGGCTCAAGGACGGCATCGAGCTGGAGGACGGCTACGCCCGCGCCGACCACTTCCGGGTCGTCGAGAACACCGGCAAGAACTACCTGGTCGAGGTGACCCTCCACGAGGGCCGGAAGCACATCGTCCGCCGGATGCTCGCCGAGGCCGGATTCCCGGTCGAGAAGCTGGTGCGGGTCAGCTTCGGCCCGATTCCGCTGGGTGACCAGAAATCCGGCTGGCTACGCCGTCTCACCAACACCGAGGTCGGCATGCTGATGAAGGAAGTCGGCCTCTAAGCCATCACCTGAGGCCCCTGGCCTCACCGCACAGCCCGAGACCGGCCCCCGCGCAGCGCGGGGGCCGGTTTTTTGCTTGTGGTCACCCGTCCGATCCTTTATAGTCATAGTGACCATTAAGGGGGCGGGCGTGAGTCTCGCGGATGTACTCGAACCGCTGCAGCAACCGCTGGTGACCGTTCTGGGCACCCCGGTGAGCTGGACCGAGGTGCTCGGCTTCGGCAGCGGCGCGCTCTGTGTGCTGCTCGTCGCCCGTCAGCACATCGCCAACTGGCCGATCGGCATCACCAACAACATCTTCTTCGTCGTGCTGTTCCTCCAGGCCGGCCTGTACGCCGATGCAGGTCTGCAGTTCGTCTTCATCGCCCTCGCCGGGTACGGCTGGTGGGCCTGGACCCACGGGGGTGGACCAGGCTCCGGGCTGCCGGTGCGGCGTACCGGCCGTACCGAGTGGACCCGGCTGCTCGCGGCGGGGGCGGTGGGGACTCTTGCGCTGTGGTCCCTCCTGGACCGGGCCACCGACTCCAGCGTTCCCTTCTGGGACGCGGTGACGACCGCGCTGTCGCTGACGGCGACGTATGGGCAGTGCAGGAAACTCATCGAGTCCTGGTGGCTGTGGATCGCCGCGGACCTGGTCTACATCCCGCTGTACGCCTGCAAGGACCTCTATCTGACCTCGCTGCTCTACGCAGGGTTTCTCGCCCTCTGCGCCGTCGGACTGCGTGACTGGCAGCGCGACGCGGCACGGCGGCAAGGGCGTACTGCCGGGGTGACGGTATGAGCAGATACGGCCATGGCCTGGTGCTGGGCAAGTTCTATCCGCCGCACGCGGGCCACCACCATCTCGTCAGGACGGCACTGGACCGCTGCGAGCGGCTGACCGTGCTTGTCTGCGCCGCGTCCGTCGAGTCGGTGCCCCTCGGGGACCGGGTGGCCTGGATGCGTGAAGTGCACCCGGGCGCAAGGGTGGTGGGCGCAGTCGACGACATCCCCATGGACATCGGCGACCCCGGCATATGGGACGCACACATGGCTGTCTTCCGCGGTGCGGTGCCCGCCCCGGTGGACGCCGTGTTCACCTCCGAGACATACGGCGACGAGCTGGCCCGCCGGTTCGGTGCCGCACATGTGCCGGTGGATCCGGGCCGGACGG contains:
- the pnuC gene encoding nicotinamide riboside transporter PnuC, giving the protein MSLADVLEPLQQPLVTVLGTPVSWTEVLGFGSGALCVLLVARQHIANWPIGITNNIFFVVLFLQAGLYADAGLQFVFIALAGYGWWAWTHGGGPGSGLPVRRTGRTEWTRLLAAGAVGTLALWSLLDRATDSSVPFWDAVTTALSLTATYGQCRKLIESWWLWIAADLVYIPLYACKDLYLTSLLYAGFLALCAVGLRDWQRDAARRQGRTAGVTV